A genomic segment from Aegilops tauschii subsp. strangulata cultivar AL8/78 chromosome 1, Aet v6.0, whole genome shotgun sequence encodes:
- the LOC109764815 gene encoding 3-ketoacyl-CoA synthase 11-like has product MADPAQPAPARGDFTRSVKLKYVKLGYHYLITHGAYLAVAPLPGLVAAHLSTFTMQDLADLWAGVLHHSLGSLLACLAFLVAACTAYLATRPRPVYLVDFACYKPDDARKCSRARFMDCTEKLGTFTDDNVEFQRRIVERSGLGEETYLPEAVLNLPPNPSMANARKEAELVMFGALDQLFAKTGVKPKDIGVLVVNCSLFNPTPSLSAMVVNKYELRGNIVSYNLGGMGCSAGLIAVDLAKDLLQAQPGTYAVVISMENITLNWYFGNDRSMLVSNCLFRMGGAAILLSNRRSARRRSKYQLVHTVRTHKGADDKAFRCVYQQEDESGKRGVSLSKDLMGIAGGALKTNITTLGPLVLPLSEQLLFFATLAAKKLLNAKVEPYIPDFKLAFEHFCIHAGGRAVLDKMESNLQLTEWHMEPSRMTLHRFGNTSSSSLWYELAYAEAKGRIRKGDRTWQIAFGSGFKCNSAVWRALRSVNPANPRDVAGNPWADEIHRFPVPVPKFSAIDPPTPSSDTQE; this is encoded by the coding sequence atgGCCGACCCGGCGCAGCCCGCCCCGGCGCGCGGCGACTTCACGCGGTCGGTCAAGCTCAAGTACGTGAAGCTGGGCTACCACTACCTGATCACGCACGGCGCGTACCTGGCGGTGGCGCCGCTGCCGGGGCTCGTGGCGGCGCACCTCTCCACCTTCACGATGCAAGACCTGGCCGACCTCTGGGCCGGCGTCCTGCACCACAGCCTCGGCTCCCTGCTCGCCTGCCTCGCCTTCCTCGTGGCCGCCTGCACCGCCTACCTCGCCACCCGCCCGCGCCCCGTCTACCTCGTCGACTTCGCCTGCTACAAGCCCGACGACGCGCGCAAGTGCAGCCGCGCCCGCTTCATGGACTGCACCGAGAAGCTCGGCACCTTCACCGACGACAACGTCGAGTTCCAGCGCCGCATCGTGGAGCGCTCCGGGCTGGGCGAGGAGACGTACCTCCCCGAGGCCGTGCTCAACCTCCCGCCCAACCCCTCCATGGCCAACGCGCGCAAAGAGGCCGAGCTGGTCATGTTCGGCGCGCTGGACCAGCTGTTCGCCAAGACGGGCGTCAAGCCCAAGGACATCGGCGTGCTCGTCGTCAACTGCAGCCTCTTCAACCCCACGCCCTCGCTCTCCGCCATGGTCGTCAACAAGTACGAGCTCCGGGGCAACATCGTGAGCTACAACCTGGGCGGCATGGGGTGCAGCGCGGGGCTCATCGCCGTCGACCTCGCCAAGGACCTTCTGCAGGCGCAGCCCGGCACGTACGCCGTGGTGATCAGCATGGAGAACATCACGCTCAACTGGTACTTCGGCAACGACCGCTCCATGCTGGTGTCCAACTGCCTGTTCCGCATGGGCGGCGCGGCGATCCTGCTCTCGAACCGCCGGTCCGCGCGGCGGCGCTCCAAGTACCAGCTGGTGCACACGGTGCGCACGCACAAGGGCGCCGACGACAAGGCGTTCCGGTGCGTGTACCAGCAGGAGGACGAGTCGGGCAAGCGGGGCGTGTCGCTGTCCAAGGACCTGATGGGCATCGCCGGCGGCGCGCTCAAGACCAACATCACCACGCTGGGGCCGCTGGTGCTCCCGCTGAGCGAGCAGCTGCTCTTCTTCGCGACGCTGGCGGCCAAGAAGCTGCTGAACGCCAAGGTGGAGCCCTACATCCCGGACTTCAAGCTGGCGTTCGAGCACTTCTGCATCCACGCCGGCGGGCGGGCGGTGCTGGACAAGATGGAGAGCAACCTGCAGCTGACGGAGTGGCACATGGAGCCGTCGCGGATGACGCTGCACCGGTTCGGCAACACGTCGAGCAGCTCGCTGTGGTACGAGCTGGCCTACGCCGAGGCCAAGGGCCGGATCAGGAAGGGCGACCGCACCTGGCAGATCGCCTTCGGGTCCGGGTTCAAGTGCAACAGCGCCGTGTGGAGGGCGCTCCGGTCGGTGAACCCGGCCAACCCCAGGGACGTCGCCGGCAACCCCTGGGCCGACGAGATCCACCGCTTCCCCGTGCCCGTGCCCAAGTTCTCCGCCATCGATCCTCCAACTCCATCCAGCGACACCCAGGAATAA
- the LOC109764809 gene encoding uncharacterized protein has translation MASPAPATAKPIALRRPPVPVRGGFCPARPSMAAAAGRFRVSASASASDVPDFLSSDWLETRKKKPLGPRLNFNAEEAVEYQLEALKYNDKPRPDYGVEVMYRFAGFDPFERSTYFGRQFDLGQFERFRRIFHHSTYRVLLGHKEREILSRLWVEENQFKQRVWVRGARPEEEEIFQFTMVQRVGGSWDGYWLTESLTNDDGDAFSGGVAY, from the exons ATGGCGTCGCCCGCTCCCGCGACCGCGAAGCCCATCGCTCTCCGGCGGCCGCCGGTCCCAGTCCGCGGCGGATTCTGCCCGGCGCGTCCCTCCATGGCTGCGGCGGCAGGCCGGTTCAGAGTCTCGGCCTCCGCTTCCGCCTCGGACGTGCCCGACTTCCTCTCCTCCGACTG GCTTGAAACACGCAAGAAGAAGCCTTTGGGCCCCAGGTTGAAT TTTAATGCAGAAGAAGCAGTGGAGTACCAGCTTGAGGCCTTGAAATACAATGACAAACCCCGCCCGGATTATGGGGTAGAGGTCATGTACCGG TTTGCAGGCTTTGATCCATTTGAAAGGTCAACTTATTTTGGACGACAGTTTGATCTTGGGCAG TTCGAGCGTTTCCGGCGGATATTTCACCATTCGACTTACAGAGTGCTGCTTGGCCACAAAGAAAGAGAGATATTAAGCAGATTATGGGTTGAAGAG AACCAGTTTAAGCAGAGAGTCTGGGTCCGAGGAGCTCGCCCGGAGGAAGAAGAGATATTCCAGTTCACAATGGTTCAG AGAGTTGGCGGCTCATGGGATGGTTACTGGCTAACCGAGAGCTTGACCAACGACGACGGGGACGCATTCTCAGGCGGGGTTGCTTATTGA
- the LOC109764808 gene encoding uncharacterized protein translates to MLRLRRCVLTQLLSFPSASPTSQIHRLISAAAPAPSFAVQDYLVASCGLSRAQALKASTKLSHLKSPTKPDAVLSFLAGHGFSSSDVAAVVAGDPKVLCSRVEGYLVPVVAQLTGLGLSRSQVARLISYCQGNLHLTSIVSKLQYYLPLFGSIDNTLRVLKRGFYLISSDLERVVKPNVATLRDSGLGDCDIAKLCIRNPWLLTTNVESIRAMVSCAESLGVPRGSRMFRHAVSAVAYLSEEKIAAKAGYLKKTFRWSDAEVSIAVSKHPILLTRSKDFLRSRSEFLISEVGLEPAYIAHRPVLLSYSLEGRLRPRYYVVKFLKENELLDCDRDYYSAVMRTEKVFMEKYICPHMEAAPHLAEDYAEACRGEVPTRFRFP, encoded by the coding sequence atgCTCCGGCTCCGGCGCTGCGTCCTCACTCAGCTCCTCTCGTTTCCCTCCGCCTCTCCCACCTCCCAGATCCACCGCCTCATCTCCGCCGCAGCGCCCGCCCCTAGCTTCGCCGTGCAGGACTACCTCGTCGCCAGCTGCGGCCTCTCCCGAGCGCAGGCACTCAAGGCCTCCACCAAGCTCTCCCACCTCAAATCCCCCACCAAGCCCGACGCCGTGCTCTCCTTCCTCGCCGGCCACGGCTTCTCCAGCTCCGacgtcgccgccgtcgtcgcgGGAGACCCCAAGGTACTCTGCTCCAGAGTGGAGGGATACCTTGTCCCCGTCGTCGCCCAGCTCACCGGCCTCGGCCTCTCGCGTTCTCAGGTCGCGCGCCTCATCTCCTACTGCCAAGGCAACTTACATCTCACATCCATCGTCTCCAAGCTGCAGTACTACCTGCCCCTCTTCGGTTCCATCGACAACACCCTTCGAGTTCTCAAGCGCGGCTTTTACCTTATCTCGTCTGATCTTGAGAGGGTGGTCAAGCCCAATGTCGCAACCCTGCGGGACTCGGGGCTGGGTGATTGCGACATTGCCAAGCTGTGCATCCGTAATCCATGGCTGCTCACAACCAATGTAGAATCCATCCGGGCAATGGTGTCATGCGCTGAAAGTCTTGGTGTGCCCCGTGGATCTCGGATGTTCAGGCATGCCGTGTCTGCTGTTGCGTACCTCAGCGAGGAGAAGATCGCCGCTAAAGCGGGGTACTTGAAGAAGACCTTTAGGTGGTCAGATGCCGAGGTCAGCATTGCTGTGTCCAAGCATCCAATCTTGCTGACAAGGTCTAAGGACTTTCTGCGGAGCAGATCAGAGTTCCTCATCTCTGAGGTGGGGCTGGAACCGGCATACATTGCTCATCGTCCGGTATTGCTCTCTTACAGCCTGGAGGGTCGTCTCAGGCCCCGGTACTATGTTGTAAAGTTTCTCAAGGAAAATGAATTGCTAGATTGCGACCGGGACTACTATTCTGCAGTAATGCGGACCGAGAAGGTATTCATGGAGAAGTACATATGCCCTCACATGGAAGCTGCACCGCACCTCGCTGAAGACTATGCGGAAGCTTGCAGAGGTGAAGTGCCGACTAGATTCAGATTTCCATGA